One window of the Sebastes umbrosus isolate fSebUmb1 chromosome 1, fSebUmb1.pri, whole genome shotgun sequence genome contains the following:
- the slc26a6l gene encoding solute carrier family 26 member 6, like, protein MDSTRRFGKYRVEREVLDEQRLEEVTQRKTYSDTHPSLTEHLKDSLRCTAPKLKHSVVSSLPVLYWLPKYSVWDYGMPDLISGISVGIMHLPQGLAYALLASVPPVFGLYSSLYPALIYFFFGTSRHISIGTFTVLSIMVGSVTERLAPDSDFLIRNGTNVTAEVDIAARDSYRVQVAAATTVLGGLIQVALGLVKFGFVGTYLSEPLVRAYTTAAAAHAVVAQLKYIFGVSPTRFSGPLSLVYTLKDVCSLLPHTHLPTLVVSAVSMVFLIAAKELNSFLSPKLPVPIPVELITIVAGTLISAFTHLNSNYTISVVGEIPSGLSSPSVPDVSLFAEVIGDAFALAMVGYAISVSLGKTFALKHGYKVDSNQELVALGLSNAVGGFFQCFSVCASMSRSLIQETTGGKTQMAGVASALIVLVTILKLGPLFQELPKAVLAAIVFVNLKGMFKQHADIVTLWKRSKIDLVVWLVTWMSTLLLNLDLGLAASIIFALLTVIFRTQLPTYSVLGNVPGTELYVDIDTHREAREIPGVTIFRSSATVYFANADLYLEALKEKSGLDISKMIIYKRRQEAKQRRRERRAERRAKRQAKKERRAQRAAEQLSGAPVFSVEEEAGCWRATCMDGNVTDEEERAWTERENGTVFVIPTTPRAPDDPCRWEYLKGGEPDCTSLGWMSELQDGDTTTLGSSSEDTLSHDLERVSLGSLGKWTWDIHSIIIDLSTANFIDTVAIKTMRNIFQDFSEIDVDIYMAGCQASVVEQLELGDFFSESITKRRLFVSVHDAVLYCLDHRGATSFSRYQPSVDTYSSTKL, encoded by the exons ATGGACTCTACACGCAGATTTGGGAAGTACAGAGTGGAGCGGGAAGTGCTTGATGAGCAGAGACTGGAGGAGGTAACGCAGAGAAAAACATACTCTGACACTCACCCTTCTCTAACTGAACACCTTAAAGACTCATTAAG ATGTACAGCACCCAAACTAAAACACAGTGTGGTGAGCAGCTTGCCTGTGTTGTACTGGCTGCCCAAGTACTCAGTCTGGGACTATGGCATGCCAGACCTCATCTCCGGCATCAGTGTGGGCATAATGCACCTACCACAAG GTTTGGCGTATGCATTGTTAGCTTCCGTACCTCCTGTATTCGGGCTCTACTCGTCCCTCTATCCAGCATTGATCTATTTCTTTTTTGGAACATCACGTCATATCTCCATCG GTACATTTACTGTGCTCAGCATCATGGTGGGTAGTGTGACAGAGAGGCTTGCTCCAGACAGCGATTTCCTCATAAGAAATGGGACCAACGTCACTGCAGAGGTGGACATAGCTGCCCGGGACTCATACAGGGTGCAGGTGGCAGCTGCCACTACAGTCCTAGGAGGACTCATTCAG GTGGCCCTTGGTTTGGTAAAGTTTGGATTTGTGGGAACGTACTTGTCTGAACCTCTGGTGCGGGCTTAcacaacagctgctgcagccCACGCTGTGGTGGCACAACTCAAGTACATCTTTGGAGTTTCACCAACACGATTTAGTGGACCCTTGTCACTGGTGTAT ACTCTGAAGGATGTTTGCTCCTTGCTGCCACACACTCATCTCCCCACTCTGGTGGTCAGCGCTGTGTCCATGGTGTTTCTAATTGCAGCCAAGGAGCTCAACTCTTTTCTCAGTCCAAAGCTGCCAGTGCCGATCCCAGTGGAGCTCATCACA ATCGTGGCAGGAACACTGATATCAGCCTTTACCCACTTGAACAGCAACTACACTATTTCAGTTGTTGGAGAAATTCCTAGTGG TCTAAGCTCTCCCAGTGTACCAGATGTGAGTCTTTTTGCAGAAGTTATTGGTGATGCGTTTGCATTGGCCATGGTGGGATATGCCATATCTGTTTCACTTGGGAAAACATTTGCACTGAAACATGGATACAAGGTGGACAGTAaccag GAGCTGGTGGCGCTGGGTCTCAGTAACGCAGTGGGAGGCTTCTTCCAGTGCTTCTCTGTCTGCGCCTCCATGTCTCGAAGTCTCATCCAAGAGACCACCggaggaaaaacacaa ATGGCTGGAGTGGCCTCAGCTCTAATTGTGTTGGTGACTATACTGAAACTTGGACCCCTGTTCCAGGAGCTGCCAAAG GCTGTCCTTGCAGCCATTGTCTTTGTAAATCTGAAGGGCATGTTCAAGCAGCACGCTGACATTGTCACACTGTGGAAACGCAGCAAGATTGATCTG GTGGTGTGGTTGGTCACTTGGATGTCAACACTGCTGCTCAATCTGGATCTGGGTCTGGCAGCATCGATCATCTTCGCTCTGCTGACTGTTATCTTCAGAACTCAGCT GCCAACATACTCTGTTCTGGGAAATGTTCCAGGTACAGAGCTGTATGTGGATATAGACacccacagagag GCCAGAGAGATTCCAGGTGTTACTATATTCCGCTCCTCCGCCACAGTATATTTTGCCAATGCTGATCTCTACCTTGAAGCTCTGAAAGAAAAG AGTGGGCTTGACATCAGTAAAATGATCATCTATAAGAGGAGGCAGGAGGCCAAACAGAGACGTAGAGAAAGGAGGGCTGAGAGACGGGCAAAAAGGCAAGCCAAGAAAGAG AGAAGAGCACAGAGGGCAGCCGAACAGCTGTCTGGAGCACCGGTGTTCTCTGTGGAGGAAGAGGCCGGCTGCTGGAGGGCCACATGCATGGACGGGAATGTTACAGACGAGGAGGAGCGGGCCTGGACTGAGAGGGAGAACGGGACAGTGTTTGTCATCCCAACCACTCCTCGAGCACCAGACGATCCCTGCAGGTGGGAGTACCTGAAGGGAGGAGAACCAGACTGCACCAGCTTAGGGTGGATGTCTGAGCTGCAGGACGGGGACACCACCACTCTGGGCTCCAGCAGTGAGGACACGCTGAGTCACGATTTGGAGCGGGTCTCTCTCGGGTCACTGGGCAAGTGGACCTGGGACATTCACTCAATCATCATCGACCTTTCCACGGCTAACTTCATTGACACAGTGGCTATCAAGACCATGAGAAAT
- the kbtbd12 gene encoding kelch repeat and BTB domain-containing protein 12 produces MDLTAKHGLTLLDQLRKMRESEHLTDVVLVAEGISFPCHRIVLAAFSPYFRVMFTCGLRECNTREIILRDTPADSLALLLNYMYCSDLPLTNANVQGISIAAFLLQMDDVFTRCQLHMTENMDASNCLGVYYFARDLGAEELADHAQRYLRQHFVQVCQNEEVLELEAHQLGKLLTSDDLNVSREETILDVVLRWVKHSTLMDGEVRSLHLPELLRKVRLPLINLDYLKEAMKRNTVLLADAECLEMLNQALDATAMHPSAAPRKLKLRYGMETTDLLLCVGNDGGGIRSRYSNFTERSFCYAPSTGRTYYITSPRYAEALGCVCTGVVTERNDIIVAGEAGVRKMARQKDMNVEIYRYKVEAQGSWECLTSAEYRDSYALGSLGDTLYLLGGQMKLKNQFLITNCVARWSLQGGPWRSAAPLPMPLAYHSVVRMKDRLYVMGGRSPQSYRMDDEPDRLSNRLLEYDPNTNKWKELGPMKYSKYRCSAVALNGEIFVMGGIGCEGMDRGQSRRCLDAVEIYNPDGNYWRDGPPLPSAQLSLRTNASNAGVVGGKIYVCGYYKGADRHDDITKDILELDPWENRWTVVARRALMHDNYDVCLVANLNPRGLMSPPADLVKQ; encoded by the exons ATGGATCTTACAGCCAAACATGGACTGACGCTGCTCGACCAGCTGAGGAAGATGAGGGAGAGTGAGCATCTGACAGATGTGGTGCTGGTTGCTGAGGGCATCAGCTTTCCATGTCACCGCATCGTCCTAGCCGCCTTTAGCCCGTACTTCCGTGTGATGTTCACATGTGGCCTGCGTGAGTGCAACACCAGAGAAATAATCCTGCGCGACACCCCTGCAGACAGCCTGGCCCTCCTCTTGAACTACATGTACTGCTCAGATCTTCCTCTCACTAACGCCAACGTACAAGGCATCTCTATCGCAGCTTTCCTCCTGCAGATGGATGACGTCTTCACTCGCTGTCAGCTGCACATGACCGAGAACATGGACGCCTCCAACTGCCTCGGTGTGTACTACTTTGCCCGTGACCTTGGTGCAGAGGAGCTGGCTGACCATGCTCAGCGTTACCTGAGGCAGCACTTTGTCCAAGTCTGCCAAAATGAGGAGGTCCTGGAGCTGGAGGCCCATCAGCTGGGAAAGCTCCTGACTTCTGATGACCTCAATGTTTCACGAGAAGAGACCATCCTGGATGTGGTCCTTCGCTGGGTGAAACACAGCACTCTAATGGATGGAGAGGTCCGTAGCCTGCACCTTCCGGAGCTCCTGAGGAAGGTTCGTCTGCCACTGATAAATCTAGACTATTTGAAAGAGGCGATGAAGAGGAACACGGTCCTACTGGCGGATGCTGAATGTCTAGAGATGCTCAATCAAGCCTTGGATGCCACAGCGATGCATCCCTCAGCTGCACCACGCAAACTAAAGCTGCGGTACGGCATGGAGACCACAGATCTGCTGCTCTGTGTTGGAAACGACGGTGGTGGGATTAGGTCGAGATACAGCAACTTTACTGAGCGCAGCTTTTGCTATGCCCCGTCCACAGGCCGAACCTACTACATCACTTCACCTCGCTATGCAGAGGCTCTCGGGTGTGTGTGCACCGGGGTTGTAACTGAAAGAAATGATATTATAGTGGCAGGAGAGGCAGGCGTACGCAAAATGGCCCGACAGAAGGACATGAATGTTGAGATTTACAG GTACAAAGTAGAGGCCCAAGGAAGCTGGGAGTGCCTGACGTCAGCTGAGTACCGTGATTCATACGCTCTGGGGTCACTGGGTGACACTCTGTACCTGCTGGGTGGGCAGATGAAGCTGAAGAACCAGTTTCTCATCACTAACTGTGTGGCGCGATGGTCTCTGCAGGGAGGACCCTGGCGCAGTGCAGCACCCCTGCCTATGCCTTTAGCCTATCACAGCGTGGTCAGGATGAAAGATCGCCTCTATGTGATGGGCGGTCGATCACCACAG TCATACCGCATGGATGATGAGCCCGACCGTCTTAGTAACCGCCTCCTGGAGTATGATCCAAACACAAATAAGTGGAAAGAGCTAGGTCCCATGAAGTACTCAAAGTACCGCTGCAGTGCTGTTGCTCTCAATGGCGAAATTTTTGTGATGG GAGGTATTGGATGTGAGGGTATGGACCGTGGGCAATCCCGCCGCTGCCTCGATGCTGTGGAGATCTACAACCCAGATGGAAATTACTGGAGGGATGGACCTCCTCTCCCATCTGCCCAACTCTCACTGCGCACCAACGCCTCAAACGCAGGAGTGGTGGGAGGCAAGATCTATGTGTGTGGATACTACAAAGGAGCAG ATCGCCATGATGATATAACTAAGGACATTTTGGAGCTGGACCCGTGGGAGAACCGGTGGACAGTGGTGGCTCGGCGCGCTCTGATGCATGACAACTATGACGTCTGCTTAGTGGCAAATCTCAACCCGAGGGGACTCATGTCCCCACCTGCAGACTTAGTTAAACAGTGA
- the LOC119495189 gene encoding interactor of HORMAD1 protein 1 isoform X2, with the protein MNHVKNIKEMLSIPTGSRNVATTGYSSFTDSQLFFGSQFWPENSQGVSQDMSVSSRNSQQSSQEESDPKFSSSYHTKPSLFGELKGKSKSFGILDKFEEDKKRAKEKSDGDTLAKECNRFRETLNNIQQLVAGTERNTAVCQTVLEKFDNFASTLQNNLNSLQSDISQQFETLLKEVSSQKEMMTVLEEKVQKGGDPTAELGSNLQSLKNSLECLREEQEGERNMLEEALKLLSTFVSLHSAKPRPEKVTDSAIQTSPGLEQPFSNVLQNNQLEDTQLTRKSHHLDHDQAEIPPQSPSCIIGKRKSTLRGHRMRKKRALVLSQRSKHTVMKENRQPLMNCDKKQNVSTPLCERRDPNTVTGQDSLNPDREIRSIAERCFITPISCWSQDSDSSVCITGIEPILEKISAESKRGTPVKPQGLWQLFDMDCDFDLGV; encoded by the exons ATGAATCATGTGAAGAACATAAAGGAAATGCTGAGCATCCCAACTGGAAGCAG aAATGTGGCTACCACTGGCTACTCCAGTTTCACAGACTCTCAGTTGTTCTTTGGGTCTCAGTTTTGGCCTGAAAATTCTCAAGGTGTGTCTCAAGATATGAGTGTGTCATCCAGGAACTCCCAGCAAAGTTCACAAGAG GAAAGTGACCCAAAGTTTTCAAGCAGTTATCACACTAAACCTTCCCTGTTTGGAGAATTAAAGGGCAAGAGCAAATCTTTTGGAATACTGGATAAATTTGAAGAGGACAAGAaaagagcaaaagaaaaaagtgacGG TGATACTTTAGCCAAAGAATGTAATCGTTTTCGAGAAACTCTCAACAAT ATCCAACAGCTGGTCGCTGGAACAGAAAGAAATACTGCTGTGTGCCAAACGGTCCTCGAAAAATTTGACAATTTTGCATCAACAT TGCAAAATAATCTTAACAGTCTTCAGAGTGACATTTCCCAGCAGTTTGAGACTTTGCTGAAGGAAGTGAGCTCCCAGAAAGAGATGATGACTGTACTGGAGGAGAAGGTGCAAAAG GGTGGGGACCCCACAGCAGAACTTGGTTCAAATCTGCAGAGTTTAAAGAATAGCCTGGAGTGTctgagagaggagcaggagggagaacGAAACATGCTTGAAGAGGCTCTGAAGCTGCTCAGCACCTTCGTCTCACTGCACTCAGCCAAACCCAGACCTGAGAAAGTGACGGACAGTGCCATCCAGACGTCACCAGGGCTGGAACAGCCATTCTCCAACGTCCTGCAGAACAACCAGCTTGAAGACACACAGCTTACACGTAAGTCACACCACCTTGATCACGATCAGGCTGAAATTCCCCCTCAGAGTCCCAGCTGCATCATCGGAAAGAGGAAATCCACTCTGAGAGGCCATAGGATGCGCAAAAAGAGAGCGCTGGTGCTCTCACAACGCAGTAAGCACACTGTCATGAAGGAAAACCGACAACCTCTAATGAActgtgacaaaaaacaaaatgtttcaacACCTCTCTGTGAGCGTCGTGATCCAAACACGGTAACCGGCCAGGACAGTCTCAACCCAGACAGGGAGATAAGATCCATAGCTGAGCGATGTTTCATCACCCCTATCAGCTGCTGGTCTCAGGACAGCGACAGCTCTGTGTGCATTACAGGAATCGAACCCATCTTAGAGAAGATCTCAGCTGAGTCCAAGAGAGGGACCCCAGTGAAACCCCAAGGCCTCTGGCAGTTGTTTGACATGGATTGTGATTTTGATTTAGGCGTTTAG
- the LOC119495189 gene encoding interactor of HORMAD1 protein 1 isoform X1: MSERLVDYLIHGNHRTLLHLRRLACERLSNTMNHVKNIKEMLSIPTGSRNVATTGYSSFTDSQLFFGSQFWPENSQGVSQDMSVSSRNSQQSSQEESDPKFSSSYHTKPSLFGELKGKSKSFGILDKFEEDKKRAKEKSDGDTLAKECNRFRETLNNIQQLVAGTERNTAVCQTVLEKFDNFASTLQNNLNSLQSDISQQFETLLKEVSSQKEMMTVLEEKVQKGGDPTAELGSNLQSLKNSLECLREEQEGERNMLEEALKLLSTFVSLHSAKPRPEKVTDSAIQTSPGLEQPFSNVLQNNQLEDTQLTRKSHHLDHDQAEIPPQSPSCIIGKRKSTLRGHRMRKKRALVLSQRSKHTVMKENRQPLMNCDKKQNVSTPLCERRDPNTVTGQDSLNPDREIRSIAERCFITPISCWSQDSDSSVCITGIEPILEKISAESKRGTPVKPQGLWQLFDMDCDFDLGV, encoded by the exons ATGTCTGAGCGTTTAGTAGACTATTTAATCCACGGTAACCACCGTACACTACTACATTTAAGGCGACTAGCATGTGAAAG GTTATCAAACACAATGAATCATGTGAAGAACATAAAGGAAATGCTGAGCATCCCAACTGGAAGCAG aAATGTGGCTACCACTGGCTACTCCAGTTTCACAGACTCTCAGTTGTTCTTTGGGTCTCAGTTTTGGCCTGAAAATTCTCAAGGTGTGTCTCAAGATATGAGTGTGTCATCCAGGAACTCCCAGCAAAGTTCACAAGAG GAAAGTGACCCAAAGTTTTCAAGCAGTTATCACACTAAACCTTCCCTGTTTGGAGAATTAAAGGGCAAGAGCAAATCTTTTGGAATACTGGATAAATTTGAAGAGGACAAGAaaagagcaaaagaaaaaagtgacGG TGATACTTTAGCCAAAGAATGTAATCGTTTTCGAGAAACTCTCAACAAT ATCCAACAGCTGGTCGCTGGAACAGAAAGAAATACTGCTGTGTGCCAAACGGTCCTCGAAAAATTTGACAATTTTGCATCAACAT TGCAAAATAATCTTAACAGTCTTCAGAGTGACATTTCCCAGCAGTTTGAGACTTTGCTGAAGGAAGTGAGCTCCCAGAAAGAGATGATGACTGTACTGGAGGAGAAGGTGCAAAAG GGTGGGGACCCCACAGCAGAACTTGGTTCAAATCTGCAGAGTTTAAAGAATAGCCTGGAGTGTctgagagaggagcaggagggagaacGAAACATGCTTGAAGAGGCTCTGAAGCTGCTCAGCACCTTCGTCTCACTGCACTCAGCCAAACCCAGACCTGAGAAAGTGACGGACAGTGCCATCCAGACGTCACCAGGGCTGGAACAGCCATTCTCCAACGTCCTGCAGAACAACCAGCTTGAAGACACACAGCTTACACGTAAGTCACACCACCTTGATCACGATCAGGCTGAAATTCCCCCTCAGAGTCCCAGCTGCATCATCGGAAAGAGGAAATCCACTCTGAGAGGCCATAGGATGCGCAAAAAGAGAGCGCTGGTGCTCTCACAACGCAGTAAGCACACTGTCATGAAGGAAAACCGACAACCTCTAATGAActgtgacaaaaaacaaaatgtttcaacACCTCTCTGTGAGCGTCGTGATCCAAACACGGTAACCGGCCAGGACAGTCTCAACCCAGACAGGGAGATAAGATCCATAGCTGAGCGATGTTTCATCACCCCTATCAGCTGCTGGTCTCAGGACAGCGACAGCTCTGTGTGCATTACAGGAATCGAACCCATCTTAGAGAAGATCTCAGCTGAGTCCAAGAGAGGGACCCCAGTGAAACCCCAAGGCCTCTGGCAGTTGTTTGACATGGATTGTGATTTTGATTTAGGCGTTTAG
- the c1h1orf159 gene encoding uncharacterized protein C1orf159 homolog, with product MALSFLLVLAATVILIRPETPVTKALHQNSLECCGEKQRVNNSCSNDTHCEPGCFLRILENSNTVCIFCDSAAMDLENITVCTYNYTVERKNHTTVTTVFPKIGGPGVAASLLLGTLLISLFLILSVASFFYLKRSNRLPGIFYRRNKAFIFQPSETAVMIPSSTVRKPRYVRRERPSAPSTLSSATVPTTSTTQVFNV from the exons ATGGCTCTGTCATTCCTTTTGGTCTTGGCTGCAACTGTGATTCTCATCAGACCCGAGACACCTGTAACTAAG GCTTTACATCAGAACTCACTGGAGTGTTGTGGTGAGAAACAGAGAGTGAACAACTCATGTTCAAATGACACCCACTGTGAGCCAG GATGCTTCTTGCGCATCCTTGAGAACAGCAACACAGTTTGCATATTCTGTGACTCAGCAGCTATGGATCTGGAGAACATAACAGTCTGCACCTACA ACTATACAGTGGAGAGGAAAAACCACACAACCGTAACTACCGTCTTTCCTAAAATTG GAGGGCCCGGTGTGGCGGCCTCTCTTCTCTTGGGAACGCTGTTGATCAGCCTGTTCCTGATTCTCTCCGTTGCCTCCTTTTTCTACCTCAAACGCTCCAACCGACTCCCGGGCATCTTCTACCGCCGCAACAAGG CCTTCATATTCCAACCAAGCGAGACG GCTGTCATGATCCCTTCCTCGACAG TGAGGAAGCCAAGGTATGTCAGAAGGGAGCGGCCCTCGGCACCATCGACACTGAGTAGTGCCACCGTGCCCACCACGTCCACCACCCAGGTCTTTAATGTGTAG
- the si:ch211-157b11.14 gene encoding uncharacterized protein si:ch211-157b11.14, with the protein MDDLDHCMHIAEYDWTSFYEESEECGLLRPSLACPDSPSLSDSEDSGNSSSVFGAGQREPDSDEAESSVAGCCTEEESCTGCVEYISGQVIQSGLGGGGRDDLKTKDEISLDRPEAEHITEETNDNITTTLQTEPLNVQPSDGDSTGLKKEDGDVQMESDISDLVSTQEPDPLPRSRTELNVNEPHTADRAEREDASGVASRAEKERWFVTVNDGPARQRGRAASVKKKRRQKKPRKDRPGQERSLENSLKFEIRKGDSECEGGSDTECVTQANQNFVKESGGSPSAEEDPERVQISDSLQICLTSDEEDNSSGKPVMSPKDNIEPTIDTTPHDAFTPTDPSRSDSVESDELDDAVEFLSTHSFDSESYLSATESVEDLQQLLMEHQQLQSSLSLTESSHLFNADADNTQDREVLSHDSTLSCSVTAPDPEGHESTGVQPTLTFPSAGQSADKMPDDDSTCDNDTRSTPPSDTHGLPKHEVNLSSASGRSSGARLLPVPDLTVTPCSAADSPETYAEAAGDTRPVYAISAFWDEMEKFTINDILQLRMDRSSPPAETQETATQNVDDHSSLVDAVECNSSDGGLMDTSDTADSDYFTQPDESKPDRSSCEFSTSDFEEEYSQFLGASRNPSPDHRSKKQRRTSDSPFLAREEEDSTSSEGKETPVPSEDFPRKYLEDQDSNDLISSKLAWPRQITKSKSVHNVQALNAEDLSSLLGDDESSSLFLSSCPSVEENVVLKASDSLGTLTPAPFLDQHYQISFPEVFEYFFKEDKTKNGSWCVTVYEPEDISVAPVFDYTLCTFRDEMSFSRQEKLIPIFSCSHPTVRELTFPNPDYIFLSADCEEEDGGISPIRVVSGSFIQGRDCGAAAPCGFGGWKSLMRKIRFPDKGSIWCRRSGAWVFPVEAEKITIKNADPPVTVLTERRVSSTPSQLFRELAVQQMTRREGIFSTLKQSDMCLVCIAFASWVLKSSDPEAADAWKAALLANVSALSAIQYLRHYVKRKSPS; encoded by the exons ATGGATGATTTAGATCACTGCATGCACATTGCAGAGTATGACTGGACGAGCTTCTACGAGGAGAGCGAGGAGTGCGGTCTGCTGCGGCCTTCGCTCGCCTGCCCCGACAGCCCAAGCCTCAGTGATTCGGAGGATTCAGGAAACTCAAGTTCAGTCTTCGGCGCGGGCCAACGGGAGCCCGACAGTGATGAAGCTGAAAGCAGCGTCGCAGGGTGCTGCACGGAGGAAGAGAGCTGCACAGGTTGTGTCGAGTATATATCAGGGCAGGTTATTCAGAGTGgtttaggaggaggaggacgagatgATCTTAAAACAAAAGATGAAATAAGCCTCGATCGTCCTGAAGCAGAGCACATCACGGAGGAGACGAATGACAACATCACAACCACACTGCAAACTGAGCCACTGAATGTCCAGCCTTCAGATGGAGACTCAACAGGGCTGAAAAAAGAAGATGGAGATGTGCAAATGGAGAGTGACATTAGTGATCTCGTATCCACGCAGGAACCTGACCCACTTCCTCGCAGCCGAACAGAGCTAAATGTGAATGAGCCGCACACTGCAGACAGAGCCGAGAGGGAGGATGCGAGCGGTGTCGCTTCGAGAGCAGAAAAGGAGCGCTGGTTCGTGACAGTGAATGACGGTCCTGCACGACAGCGAGGGCGCGCCGcttctgtgaaaaaaaagcgAAGGCAAAAAAAACCTCGTAAGGACAGACCTGGGCAGGAGAGGTCACTTGAAAACAGCTTAAAGTTCGAGATAAGGAAAGGTGATAGTGAATGTGAGGGAGGGTCGGACACAGAGTGCGTCACACAAGCAAACCAAAACTTTGTGAAAGAATCAGGAGGGAGTCCGAGTGCCGAAGAAGATCCTGAGAGAGTTCAGATTTCAGATTCATTGCAAATATGTTTAACGTCTGATGAAGAAGACAATTCGTCAGGAAAGCCGGTGATGTCTCCCAAAGACAACATTGAGCCAACAATAGACACAACACCCCACGATGCATTTACACCCACAGACCCGTCACGGTCGGACAGCGTGGAGTCTGACGAGCTCGATGATGCCGTTGAGTTCCTCTCCACTCACAGTTTTGATTCTGAAAGCTATCTGTCCGCTACTGAATCAGTGGAGGACCTTCAGCAGCTTCTCATGGAGCACCAGCAACTGCAAAGTTCACTATCTCTGACAGAAAGCAGCCATCTATTCAATGCCGACGCAGACAATACGCAGGACAGAGAAGTGCTTTCTCATGATAGCACTCTCTCTTGCTCTGTAACAGCTCCCGACCCTGAAGGTCACGAAAGCACCGGTGTTCAGCCCACCCTGACATTTCCATCTGCCGGCCAAAGTGCTGACAAAATGCCAGATGACGACTCCACATGTGATAACGACACACGCAGCACGCCGCCCTCGGATACGCACGGACTCCCAAAACACGAGGTGAATCTTTCATCAGCATCTGGTCGCTCTTCAGGAGCTCGGCTTCTCCCCGTTCCTGATTTAACTGTAACGCCGTGCTCTGCGGCTGACAGCCCCGAGACATACGCCGAGGCCGCGGGCGACACTCGACCCGTGTACGCCATTTCTGCTTTTTGggatgaaatggaaaaatttACGATAAATGACATTTTGCAGCTCAGGATGGATAGAAGCAGCCCTCCCGCGGAAACACAAGAAACGGCGACGCAAAACGTAGACGATCACAGCTCTTTGGTCGACGCCGTGGAGTGTAATTCATCTGATGGCGGTCTGATGGACACATCTGACACCGCCGACTCAGACTATTTCACACAGCCTGACGAATCCAAGCCAGATCGTTCAAGCTGcgagttttccacctccgatttTGAAGAAGAGTACTCTCAGTTTCTCGGCGCCAGCAGGAACCCGAGTCCTGACCACCGAAGCAAAAAACAACGACGCACCAGTGACTCACCTTTCTTAGCACGCGAAGAAGAGGATTCCACGAGCTCTGAAGGAAAGGAGACGCCTGTGCCTTCAGAGGACTTCCCAAGAAAGTATTTAGAGGATCAGGACTCAAATGATTTAATTTCGAGCAAACTCGCGTGGCCGAGACAGATAACAAAGAGCAAAAGTGTACACAACGTACAAGCTCTCAACGCGGAGGATTTATCGTCGCTACTCGGCGATGACGAGAGCAGCAGTCTGTTTCTCAGCAGCTGTCCGTCAGTGGAGGAAAACGTGGTTTTAAAAGCGAGCGACAGCTTGGGAACACTAACACCTGCACCTTTTCTGGATCAACATTATCAAATATCCTTTCCTGAAGTGTTTGAATACTTTTTCAAAGAGGATAAAACAAAGAACGGCTCCTGGTGTGTCACCGTCTACGAGCCAGAGGACATTTCAGTGGCTCCTGTGTTCGACTACACTCTTTGTACATTCAGGGATGAAATGTCTTTCTCTCGTCAGGAGAAACTCATCCCCATTTTCTCTTGTTCTCATCCCACTGTCAGAGAACTCACATTCCCAAACCCGGACTATATTTTCTTGAGCGCAGACTGCGAGGAGGAGGACGGCGGCATCTCTCCGATCAGAGTCGTGTCTGGCTCCTTCATCCAGGGCCGTGACTGTGGGGCAGCGGCCCCGTGTGGATTTGGCGGTTGGAAAAGTTTGATGAGGAAGATTCGCTTCCCTGACAAAGGTAGCATCTGGTGCAGGAGATCTGGTGCCTGGGTGTTCCCGGTTGAGGCTGAGAAGATCACCATCAAGAATGCGGATCCACCAGTAACAGTGCTCACTGAGAGGAGAGTCTCTTCAACTCCTTCTCAGTTGTTTAGAGAGCTAGCGGTGCAGCAGATGACAA GACGAGAGGGCATCTTCTCCACACTGAAGCAGTCAGATATGTGTTTGGTCTGCATTGCTTTCGCCTCCTGGGTATTAAAATCCTCTGATCCAGAGGCTGCTGATGCCTGGAAAGCAG CTCTGCTAGCAAATGTGAGCGCGCTGTCGGCCATCCAGTACCTGCGGCATTATGTGAAGAGGAAGAGTCCCTCTTAA